The following is a genomic window from Nitrospira sp..
ACGCGGCATCGTCTGCCGATAGACGCGCTGCAAGTCTTCAAAAAAATCGCTGTCCTGCCGCAGTTCAATCCCGCGCACCTCGCCACCGGCAATGATGAAGCTGTACATATGGATCGGGTACGTCGGCGTGGGCGTGAGGACCACGTCGCCGGGACCGATCATCGCCAGCGCCAGATGGGCCAAGCCTTCCTTGGAGCCGATCGTGACAATGGCTTCCGTCTCGGGGTCCAGCTCGACATTGTAATTTCGCTTGTACCAGCCGCAAATGGCGTGACGCAGCTTGGTGATGCCGCGCGACGCCGAGTACCGGTGGTTTTTGCTTTTGCGGGCGGCTTCGATCAGCTTGTCGACAATGTGAGGCGGAGTTGGCTGGTCGGGATTGCCCATCCCGAAATCGATGATATCCTCTCCGCGTTGTCGAGCTTCTAACTTGAGGCTCTGCACCTGAGCGAACACATATGGCGGCAGTCGCTGTAACCGGTAAAACCCATCGCCCAAACCCATGACGGTCCTCTACCTCTTAAATTCTAGACTCCTTCACGCTGCTCCTCAGTGAACAGAGGAATGAACAGGCGAGAAGAAGGGCCTATTCTAATGGAGGGCCTCTGTCGAGTCAATTTGCCTTGTGATTCTGTGGGGTTCTGTTTCGGCACCCATTTAAGCCACACCAGGAACCCCTTTCAGCGGCTCACCCCTGCCAACCTTGCTCCCTCTCTCGCCTTCTGCTATTAATGCGGCACGTTATTTCCCGTCACGCATTCCTTTCCTGTCGGTCTCCCACAGGCTGGAGGTGCCATGCCCAGGCTGGGC
Proteins encoded in this region:
- a CDS encoding hypothetical protein (Evidence 5 : Unknown function; MaGe:77307570), coding for MNRGMNRREEGPILMEGLCRVNLPCDSVGFCFGTHLSHTRNPFQRLTPANLAPSLAFCY